The following DNA comes from Simkania negevensis Z.
CAGCGCTTGTGATCGATTTATGCTCATTTCTCAATATTAAATCAGCGATACTCCTTGGAATGTGTGGCGGATTGCGACGCCGTTATCAAATTGGAGATTACCTCGTTCCTGTAGCGAGTATTCGAGCAGAAGGGACATCCGATTTCTATTTTCCCTCAGAAGTCCCCGCCCTTGCCAATTTTCTCATGTTGAAAGCGGTAACAGATGTTTTGGAGGCGGAGAAGTCTAACTATCACATCGGGATCACCTATACAACCAATCTTCGTTTTTGGGAGTATAATGAAAAATTTATTGAAGAGCTTAAAGCCTCTCGCGCTCAAGCGATCGAGCTGGAGTGTGCCACCTTGTTCATGGCAAGCTATAAGCGGAAGTTTACTTTAGGAGCTCTCCTTCTTGTTTCAGACCTTCCTTTGAATCGAGATCAGATCAAAACAAAAAAAAGCTCGGAGTTTGTTTTTGAAAATTTTATGCCTGATCACATTGAAAAAGGAGTCGCAATTATAAAACAGTCTCGAGTCATGCAATCGAAAAAAATCAAAGGTGCCTACCACCGTAATATCGATATGTAACTTGACTTCATTATCCTTCATCATTTAGTATGTAAAGTCATTTTAATAGTTGAACCTAAACGGTTACATTCAATGCAGAAAGCATTTCTGACCTCAACAATTTTCGCTTTCGCTACCGGCGTACGTACGGGGGGATCCCCCCTATACACTTGACAAGCACATTTGTATCTGAAACTTTTTTAATCAATTAGAGGTCAAAATGAATCACATTAGAGAACATTGGAGCTCTCGCATCGGATTCCTGATGGCGGCGATCGGATCGGCGATCGGTCTCGGGATATTGTGGAAGTTCCCTTACACTGTTGGTGAGAACGGTGGAGGACTTTTTCTTCTATCGTATTTTATCTGTCTCATCATTGTAGGTGTTCCTATTCTTATAGCCGAACTCATCTTAGGACGGCGTACTCAAAGAGCTGCTGTTGGAGCTTTTCAAACACTTGACCGCAAAGCCTCTGGCTGGAAAGTTGCAGGGTGGTTTGGCGTTTTAGCGTCTTTTTTAATTATGTCATTCTACAGCGTCATTGCTGGTTGGGGGATGAGCTACATTCTCATGTCGCTGACCGGTTTTTACCAGAATCTCTCGGGCGATGAAGTGGCAAAAGTGTTCACTTCTCTTTCGACTTCCGGAGAGATTTCTCTTTTTTGGCACTTTTTCTTTACTTTGATCACCGTTGGGATCGTGATGTCAGGAGTTCGCAAAGGGATCGAGCGTTGGGCCAAAATCATGACCAAAGTTCTTCTTGTATTACTTGTTCTCCTTTTTCTCTATGCTCTTACCCTAAAAGGATTTCCGAAAGCGGCGCAGTTTATCTTTCATCCAGTGTTAAGTGATTTCAAACTTTCGAGTTTGATCGAGGCTTTGGGGTTGGCTTTTTGGACATTGAGCATTGGGCAAGGGATCATGATCAGCTACGGCAGCTACATGCGGCGTAGTGAAAGTATTGTTCAGCTTTCAGGAGTTATTGCCTTTTCAGTGATAGTTGTTGCTATTCTGTCAGCTCTGATGATTTTTCCCGTCGTGTTTACTTTTGGCCTTGAGCCTCAGTCGGGTTATGGGCTCGTGTTTAAGACGCTCCCTTTCCTTTTTGCTAAGCTTCCTGGATCGCTGGTTCTTTCGACCATGTTTTTTACCCTCTTTGTGTTCACTGCATTGACATCTGCGATTCCACTTATTGAGGTAGTCGCATCGAATTTGATGGAGCTTTACAAAATGACCCGTAAAAGAGCAGTCATTCTTGTCGGAATTGCCTGTTTTGTTTTTGGAATCCCAAGTGCCTATGCGAATGCACACACCATCTTTCCTGATTGGGAAGGGATTTATGGGATGGACTTTTTAAAAACCGTTGATAATTTGGTTTCGATTTGGGTCATTCCAATTGGGGGATTAATGACAGCTATCTTTGTCGGTTGGTTTATGGACAGAGAGATTGCAAAAGAAGAGTTTTTATTGGGAACGCGTCTTCGTTTTTTATGGTATCCATGGCGTTTTTTTATGAGGTACGTAGTTCCTCTCACCATCTTAATTATTATTATCCAAAAGAGCGGGCTTTATAATTTTGATTCGCTCTTACATTACATTGTGGGGAATAGATGAGTCATACTAGAGAACATTGGGGATCACGTCTTGGATTTATTTTAGCAGCTGTCGGATCGGCAATTGGTTTAGGGGTTCTTTGGAAATTTCCCTACACCGTAGGAAATAATGGGGGAGGACTTTTTCTCTTCACTTATTTTATTTGTATTATCGCGATTGGAATTCCTGTTCTGATTGGTGAGCTTTTACTTGGGCGGAAAAGTCAGCGAGCAGCTGTCGGTGCCTTTGCGACTTTAACGGAAGAAAAACCACGCTGGAAAGTAGCTGGTTGGCTTGGAGTGATTTCCTCTTTTCTCATCATGTCGTATTACAGTGTGATCGCTGGATGGGGCATGAGCTACATTCTCATGTCGCTCAGTGGATTTTATCACAACCTCTCTTCAACAGATATGGCCTCTGTTTTTCAAAAGCTTTCTGAATCGGGTAGCATCACTGTTTTTTGGCATTTTCTCTTTACGGTGATTACGATGGGAATCGTCTTAAGTGGGGTTCGCAAAGGGATTGAGTTTTGGTCAAAAATCATGACTCGCGCACTGTTTGCCATCTTGTTTTGCCTTTTTCTCTATAGCATGACCCTGGAAGGTTTTGGAAAAGCTGCCCATTTTATCTTTTACCCTGACCTGGCTCGCTTCAAATTTTCGAGTGTTTTAGAAGCCTTGGGATTAGCCTTCTTTACCCTTAGTTTAGGGCAAGGGATCATGATTAGTTACGGCAGTTATATGCGTAAGCAAGAAAACATTCCGCAAATGGCGTGTGTCATCGGATTTTCAGTGATTATTGTTGCCATTTTGGCAGCCTTAACGATTTTTCCGGTCATCTTTACTTTTGGCTTCCAACCGGAGCAAGGAACAGGTTTGATTTTCAAAACTTTGCCGTACCTCTTTGCTCAACTTCCGGGAGCCTTAGTTGTTTCGACCATTTTCTTTACCCTCTTTGTCTTTACGGCGCTTACCTCAGCCATTCCCTTTATCGAAGTTGTGGCAACGAACTTGATGGAGCTTTTAGGCTGGTCGCGAAAAAAAGCTGTGCTTATCGTAGCTGCGTCTACCTTTACTTTTGGTATTCCGAGCGCGCTTTCGAACTCGCATGAAATTTTCCGCGATTGGCAAAGCATTTATGGAATTAACTTTCTCGATACGATTGATAATCTGGTCTCTGTTTGGATCATTCCTATTGCTGGATTACTCACGGCAATCTACATTGGGTGGGTGCTGAAGCGGGACATTCCTAAAAATGAGTTTCCCTTTGGGAAAAAATGGCATTTTTATTTTCTCCTCTGGCGCTTTTTCATCAAATGGATCATTCCCATCACAATTTTCTTGATCATCTTGCAAAAAAGTGGACTGGTTGACTTTGATTATATTTTCGGTCTCTCGAGATAGCTTTTTTACCCCACAAAAAATCGCAGGAGTCTGTAGTATTGATGTGTTATTATTTATTTTAACCTAGGAATATGAGGCCACTTAAGATCGGCAAATTACGGCGCTTTGGCGCAGCCGAAAATCCAACTTTTGAAGTAGTTTGAGTATAATGTTCGATTGTTAAGAGATGGTCTTCATGGATTGAAGTTATAATTTCTCTCTGTGAACTCTGTGGTAATAAATATCTAAATTTTTTGTAAAAAACTTTTTTTCAAGATTATCTTTAAATTGTGATTTTTTTCTCGTTAAAGCTATAATTCTCTTATGAATTTTGAGGCATTATAATGAGTTCAGCAATTGTCGCGAAAAGCCCAAGCGGTCTGCTGCTCGATCTTCGAGACCAAAGTTTACCACTTGAAGCAAGGAGAAAGGACAGTTTGCCTTCTCAAATTGAAACTTGTCCAAAAGAGATGCTTGGATCGGTTGTCTGTGTTGAGCGGTTTGCTTCAGATCTTCTCTCAAAAGTTGAATGCGCCGTAGGCTCTGTAAAATTAAAACTTTTACTTCCCGTTGAAACCTATTCTATTGGAGCTCTTTGGTGGCGTCAGTCTTTTGTTTTAACAAAAGATTTGCACAAGTTAGGAATCGATGCTACTCGGTTTTCGATAGTAAAGATTGCTGAAGGAGAAGCAGTTTCCGTTGATGAGTTAGCCCAGCAACACATAGAGGTGACTCATGATCGCAATTACGTTGCAAAATGGTACCCAACTTCCAAAACGATTAGAATCTCAGCTTTGAAGCTTCGATGTGCGTTTCCATTAGTGCTCTTTGAATTGACAAATGCTTCTTTTAATCGGGAACTTCAAGCAATTTCGCTTCTCCCTAAAGTAGACCAAGTGGAGAAAATTGAGCGGTTAGAGTTTGAGACCACAAAAGCTGTCAGAGAAAGACTGGAAAAGATCTCGCCTCATGTAAATATTTATCAGTTCACCCATCGTCACTTTGAGCTCCACTATTTGCATCAAGAATTGAAGGGACATGTTGAGATTTCGGCAAATTATGTGAGGACCCAGGTCCCATCCAAGTGGCCTTATTTTATTAATAAAAGTGAAAGAAGTGAGCTTGCGCAAATCATTGATCTCCATATTTTGTCACTCTATGGGCCTCTAAGTGAAAAAGAGCGCCGAGAGAAGAAGCTAAATGAATTAACAAGTCGTCTTGAAGGAAATCTTCAAAAAAATTGGGATTGGTATTTATCCCTATACAAAACAATTACACAGAAGGAATCAACCCATGTCTTTTAATACGCGTACAGTTAAAGGAGATCCATTCCCAGCTGAAGTTCCTGACTTTCTTATGCGAGGCGAAAGTTTATTTGGTGAAGTCAGGGAAGCTAAGCCGCAGATCCCACGTCAAATTTTAGGTTTTCCTCCACTTCTTAATGATGCAGTGAAGATTCTTTTTTCAGAGGGGAATCCCTTTGATGAATATGCGCATGCTCATGGAGAGCATTATCATTTCACGGTGGCTGTTGATGTCGACGTTCAAGATGGGCATGTAAAAACAGCAGACCTTGAAAAGTTTGGACTTCATTACGAAGGAGAAACTGTTTCAAAACAAGTTCTGCTAAAAGATCTCATTCTTCCTAGGAAACTCACAACAGAAGCTGATTGGACAGTTCTATCTAGTCATCCAAAGAATCCTAATATTACAGTCCGTTTAGCTCCTCACTCATCGCTGAATGGTACAGAGCATTTAATGGCGCGGATGATTTATGGATTGCACAAGGTGATGTGGCGAAATGATTTGAAAAGCTTGGAAAAGAGTGAGCTTTCTTACGAATCAAAAGTCCGAGCTAAAGAGCAATATCGGCTGGATTTTGAGGGGGCTGTGGAAAGTTGTTTGCATAAGTATGGAGTTCAAGGAAAGTTACATTTTGATCTTACGCCAGCTCCAGTCGATCTTACAGAAAGATTTTTTCGAGCTTACGTCCAGTACTGCAGGGACCCAGAAACAACTGCTCTTCAAGAGATCATAGAATGGGGACAACAAAACTCTCATCTATCTGAAGTACAGAAGTTATATCAAGTTGCTAAAGAGCTAGGGATTATTTCCTAATTCGAAGCCGAAGGTGAGCATTTGCAATACCTTTTCCTCGAGCTGCTGAGGCGTATCGAACGGAGGGAGAAACGTCTTCCGATCGATTGTTTCTTTTCCGACTTGTCTTTGCACAGTCAAGCTTGTGGTATCAAATTTGAGCAAAGTAAACTGATGCTGCGAGGCAAAGACGCGGATTCGGCTTAAATGCTTGAGCCAAATCGTTGGCTCAGGCAGTTTCCCAAAACGATCTTCTAATTCCTTAAAGAGTTCTTCGACATCATCTTGCGACGCTGTTTCTCCAAGGCGGTGGTAAATTTCCATGCGCAGGTTGGTTTCTGGAATGTAGGTACTCGGTAGGTTTGCAGCATACTGAAATTCCATGCGGGTGTCGTAAAACGTGGGCGAGACATGCTTTTTTAAGGTGTCAACGGCCCGTTTAAGAAGTTTGCAGTAGAAGTGGAACCCGATGGTCGAGACGTTGCCCGATTGTTGCACTCCAAGGAGATCGCCTGCACCGCGGATTTCTAAATCGCGCATAGCAAGTTTCATCCCGCCACCAAAGCCCGAGGTTTCAATGAGAGCTTGAAGACGTTTACGTGAGATCTCGTGCAGTTCCCGAGATTTGGGAACGAGAAAGTAGGCATAGGCAGGGCGGTTCCAGCGCCCAACACGGCCGCGCAATTGGTACAGGTCGGCCATACCATACATGTCGGCGCGGTCAATCAAGATGGTGTTTGCGTTCGGAATGTCGATCCCGTTTTCGACAATGGTAGTCGCAATGAGGATGTCCACTTCCCCTTGCTTGAACTTGTGGAAGATGGCGTCAATTTCATCGGCTGCCATTTGACCATGGACGACGGCTAAGCGGGCAGAGGGGAGAAGCTTTTGCATGTCGTCAGCAATGCGGTAAATCGATTCAACCCGATTGTGGATGACATAGGCTTGACCATCACGCGCTAGCTCTCGTAAGAGAGCGTTTTTCATGAGTTCATTTTCTTTTTCGGCGAGGATCGTTTTGATGGGGAGGCGGTCGTGGGGGGGTGTGTTGATCACAGACATGTCGCGGGCGCCAACAAGAGAAAAGTAGAGAGTGCGGGGGATGGGAGTGGCTGATAAAGTAAGGCAGTCAACACCAATTTTTGCTTTTTTCAGGTGCTCTTTTGCGCGCACGCCAAACCGTTGCTCTTCATCGATGATGATCAGCCCGAGATTTTTAAATCCCACATCTTGACTGATGATCCGGTGGGTTCCAATCAGAATGTCAACAGATCCTTGAGCGACACCTTCTAATGTCTTTTTCATCTCTTTTGGTTTCACGAAGCGGGAAGCAACGCCGATTCGAACTGGAAAGCTTTCCATCCGCTTGCAAAAGTTTTCGTAGTGCTGCATTGCAAGGACAGTTGTGGGAACGAGGACGGCAACTTGTTTGCCTCCGTCGATCACAGCCTTGAAAGCAGCACGCATGGCAACTTCTGTTTTCCCATAGCCGACATCTCCACAAATGAGGCGGTCCATAGCTTTGGGAGAGGCCATATCTTGCTTGATTTCTTGAATGGCTCGGATTTGATCGTCGGTTTCGGTAAAAGGGAACTCGTCTTCAAAGAGAAACATCTCTTCCGAGTCGGGCGGATAAATGAAGCCCCCTTTGGCTTCTCGGCTGGCTTGTATGTTGAGCAGGTCGCGGGCATAGCCTACAATTGCTTTTTGAGCTTGGACTTTGGCATTGAGCCATTTTTTTGTGCCAAGAGTGTGCAACTTGGGAGCTTGTTCGCTTGTACCGATGTAGCGGCTAATCAAATGAGATTGAGACAGAGGAACGTATAGTTTGCTTCCTTCAGCGTACTCAAGGATCATGAATTCTTCTTCATGACCGAGATGGTTTTTTTGCTTTTCGATTCCAAGGAATTTGCCTATTCCGTTGTGAAAATGGACGACGAGATCTCCTTTATCAAGCTGATGAAATTCAGATGCAGGAGTGTGATAGGAGCTACGCCATTTTTCGCGGTGAACTTTGTACCGCTTTGTCAGTTCTGTATAGGGGAGAATCGTGAGATCTCCCAACACAAAGCCACTAGAGAGGTAACCATTGTGAAACGTCGGAGAAACAGGAAGAGAAAGTTCTTTGATTTTTTCTTGAAGAGCCCGTTTTTCTGCTTCAGAGTCGGTTAAAAAGTGGAGTGTTTTGCTATGACGTAAGACAGCTTCGAGTCTCTGCTCTTCTTCAACATCATCCCAATAAGCTGTTTTAACTGTGAGGAAAGGATGGTGAATCCGTTTGGATGTATGTTTGATGTCAAAGAGGTCAAATGTCACAGATTGATTTCTTCCTGAACCTTCAGATAATTTTTCAAGTGGGTCCTTGGTGAAGTAGATTTTTTGACATTTTTCAGAGCGTTTGAAAAGTTCTTCTAAGGAAAGAATGAGGGGAGTTTTTGCTCCTGGCAGATCTTTAATCGAAACCCAACGGTCTTCAATTGCAAGCAAGTCATCTAAAACAAAGGTGGTATTGTCACCTAAATAATCGAACAGAGTGCAAGGGGTGGGTTCATCTTGAATCAACTTGAGTTCATTAGCGGGGACGATAATCGCTTCTTCCCGTTTTGCGATCGATTTTTGGCTAACGGGATCATAGGTGCGGATTTCTTCGATTTCATCTCCAAAAAAATCGATACGGCAAGGGTCGTAGGCTGAAACTGAAAAGATATCGAGGATGCCACCACGGATGGCAAACTCTCCTTTGTCTGCAGCAATGCTTTCGCGTCTATAGCCTAAACGGGTGAGCATTTCGGGTAAGTCTTCAAACGGAAGTGTGTCTCCTTTTTTCCACTTGAGAAGAAGGCTTTGCAAATTTTTTGGACAGCAAACTTTTTGCAAAATCGCTTGAAGGGGAGCTAAAACAATCGCAGGTTTTTTTTTCGAAGAAAGAGCATCTAAAATTTCAAACCGCTTTCCAATGATGTCGGGACTAGGTGTGATTTCTTCACCTGGTAATGTTTCCCATGAAGGAAAAGCATAAACGGGAAATGAAGAAAAGTAATTGAGATCGTCGAGAAGGCGCGTTTCACGATCACCCCCTGTGAGAATTAATACGTTTCGGTTTTGTGCAAGCGCAGCACATAAAATGAGAATTGCTTTTGGAGCATCCCAAAGGCCTTCAAAAAGAAGGGATGGCTCATTTTTAAAATGAGTTTTAACAGTGTGGATGAAAGAATGTTTTTCAATCAGAGTCAACATAGAGGAAAAGTGTAGCACAAAGAGAAATTTACCTTTCCTTTATTTTTTTATTTTGTTATGATCTCTATCAAATAGCATAAGATATAGGCTGTTTGTGGGGAAAGGAGGCAATATCTCTATTGCTGAAAATAGAGCATGCTAGACGTAATGTTAAAGAAAATACTTTAACTCGACCCTCCATCTATTCTCAAAACAAAGTCTTTAATTCTTAGCAACTTATTTGCATGTTTGTGCAGTTCAAGTTTCTTTTTTCCTCGCCTGCACTTTGGGTGAGGTTTTCCCTCCAGCTTGAACTGCACTTTTTTATGCCCAAGTCGGGTTAGAAATTGGCTTTTAACTGCGTCAGTCATTCCTATCTTTTCCCCCATTCACCTCGCTCCGTGTCAAGGGACACTGCAGCTCGGTTCATGAGCTAAAATCTAGGAACTTCCTTGTTAAAATCTCAATTTCTAATCAGACTTGGGCATCTCAGCCATTAAAATCATTCTTTAGGACTTTTTAGGGAGGAGTATCTGACGAGCTATCTAATGGGCGCTGCTGTCTATTACCAATAACTTTTTTAATTGGCAGATTTTTTTGCGCATTAAAAACTTTATTCGTGACAAAAAAATATTCTGATAATATTTTCTTAACCTAATTCTTAAATAATTTAGAGATAAGAAGATGTCATCAGTTCAATTTTATGTGGGTGGATACTACCGTTACCCCCAAACTCATTTAGACTTGTGTTTTCAAGTCAATTCCTCGAAAACAGGTTTGAATCGCATTTGTGAGATTCCTAAAGCAAGTGTTTCGTCGCTTTTTGTGGACGAAGGGTTCGTTTTTGTTAAGTACCTACTAGAGCTTTATAAAAATTCGATTCTTACGATTGCAAAGCAGTGGGATTTAACGCTTGAAGGAACTTCACTAGAAGTGAGTGAAAAGTTTTCGAGTCATATTGTTGCAAATGAATATCATAAGAAGGAGAAGCTTTCTTTAAAAGGGTTAGGACTTTCTAGTCTACCCCCTCAAATTGGCCTTTTCAAAGATCTAAAAGAATTAGACCTAAGTGGAAACAATTTGGTGATCCTTTTCCCTGAATTGACTCGACTTGATAGTTTAGAAGTTCTAGATATCAGTGGGAACCTAGTAGGGACAACGTTGCCCGACCTGAGTGGCTTGCTAAACTTGCGCATTCTAAGAGCAAATAAGTGTGGATTGGGAGCAGTCCCTGAGTGGCTCAACCGTTGCCCTAAGCTCGAGTTTGTTGAACTGCAAGGCAACGGTATCGAAGACTCGGTCAGACTTGAGACGCATTATCATTTAACATTGTGACGCTAAACCGTGAGAATTTCAGGAAGAGCAATCTGGGTGTTCTCATCAAATTCATGTGGTAGAGAAGTAGCTTTTCGTTGCCTCTTTTGCACTTCTGCATTGGGTTCCGAAGAAGCACCTCTTTTACGAGAACTTGCTGAGCAGGAAGTTTTGAGAGAGTCGAGCATGACGGTCAATTCTGTATGAGCGGAATCTGCTTTTGAGCGTTCGG
Coding sequences within:
- a CDS encoding AMP nucleosidase produces the protein MVAEELHEEQFAKETLERYSGSPASDYQSNLILTNFPRYVDHFAKERGVAVHEGSMFKVAHSPEEEISILDFKIGSPAAALVIDLCSFLNIKSAILLGMCGGLRRRYQIGDYLVPVASIRAEGTSDFYFPSEVPALANFLMLKAVTDVLEAEKSNYHIGITYTTNLRFWEYNEKFIEELKASRAQAIELECATLFMASYKRKFTLGALLLVSDLPLNRDQIKTKKSSEFVFENFMPDHIEKGVAIIKQSRVMQSKKIKGAYHRNIDM
- a CDS encoding sodium-dependent transporter, producing the protein MNHIREHWSSRIGFLMAAIGSAIGLGILWKFPYTVGENGGGLFLLSYFICLIIVGVPILIAELILGRRTQRAAVGAFQTLDRKASGWKVAGWFGVLASFLIMSFYSVIAGWGMSYILMSLTGFYQNLSGDEVAKVFTSLSTSGEISLFWHFFFTLITVGIVMSGVRKGIERWAKIMTKVLLVLLVLLFLYALTLKGFPKAAQFIFHPVLSDFKLSSLIEALGLAFWTLSIGQGIMISYGSYMRRSESIVQLSGVIAFSVIVVAILSALMIFPVVFTFGLEPQSGYGLVFKTLPFLFAKLPGSLVLSTMFFTLFVFTALTSAIPLIEVVASNLMELYKMTRKRAVILVGIACFVFGIPSAYANAHTIFPDWEGIYGMDFLKTVDNLVSIWVIPIGGLMTAIFVGWFMDREIAKEEFLLGTRLRFLWYPWRFFMRYVVPLTILIIIIQKSGLYNFDSLLHYIVGNR
- a CDS encoding sodium-dependent transporter, producing the protein MSHTREHWGSRLGFILAAVGSAIGLGVLWKFPYTVGNNGGGLFLFTYFICIIAIGIPVLIGELLLGRKSQRAAVGAFATLTEEKPRWKVAGWLGVISSFLIMSYYSVIAGWGMSYILMSLSGFYHNLSSTDMASVFQKLSESGSITVFWHFLFTVITMGIVLSGVRKGIEFWSKIMTRALFAILFCLFLYSMTLEGFGKAAHFIFYPDLARFKFSSVLEALGLAFFTLSLGQGIMISYGSYMRKQENIPQMACVIGFSVIIVAILAALTIFPVIFTFGFQPEQGTGLIFKTLPYLFAQLPGALVVSTIFFTLFVFTALTSAIPFIEVVATNLMELLGWSRKKAVLIVAASTFTFGIPSALSNSHEIFRDWQSIYGINFLDTIDNLVSVWIIPIAGLLTAIYIGWVLKRDIPKNEFPFGKKWHFYFLLWRFFIKWIIPITIFLIILQKSGLVDFDYIFGLSR
- the mfd gene encoding transcription-repair coupling factor — translated: MLTLIEKHSFIHTVKTHFKNEPSLLFEGLWDAPKAILILCAALAQNRNVLILTGGDRETRLLDDLNYFSSFPVYAFPSWETLPGEEITPSPDIIGKRFEILDALSSKKKPAIVLAPLQAILQKVCCPKNLQSLLLKWKKGDTLPFEDLPEMLTRLGYRRESIAADKGEFAIRGGILDIFSVSAYDPCRIDFFGDEIEEIRTYDPVSQKSIAKREEAIIVPANELKLIQDEPTPCTLFDYLGDNTTFVLDDLLAIEDRWVSIKDLPGAKTPLILSLEELFKRSEKCQKIYFTKDPLEKLSEGSGRNQSVTFDLFDIKHTSKRIHHPFLTVKTAYWDDVEEEQRLEAVLRHSKTLHFLTDSEAEKRALQEKIKELSLPVSPTFHNGYLSSGFVLGDLTILPYTELTKRYKVHREKWRSSYHTPASEFHQLDKGDLVVHFHNGIGKFLGIEKQKNHLGHEEEFMILEYAEGSKLYVPLSQSHLISRYIGTSEQAPKLHTLGTKKWLNAKVQAQKAIVGYARDLLNIQASREAKGGFIYPPDSEEMFLFEDEFPFTETDDQIRAIQEIKQDMASPKAMDRLICGDVGYGKTEVAMRAAFKAVIDGGKQVAVLVPTTVLAMQHYENFCKRMESFPVRIGVASRFVKPKEMKKTLEGVAQGSVDILIGTHRIISQDVGFKNLGLIIIDEEQRFGVRAKEHLKKAKIGVDCLTLSATPIPRTLYFSLVGARDMSVINTPPHDRLPIKTILAEKENELMKNALLRELARDGQAYVIHNRVESIYRIADDMQKLLPSARLAVVHGQMAADEIDAIFHKFKQGEVDILIATTIVENGIDIPNANTILIDRADMYGMADLYQLRGRVGRWNRPAYAYFLVPKSRELHEISRKRLQALIETSGFGGGMKLAMRDLEIRGAGDLLGVQQSGNVSTIGFHFYCKLLKRAVDTLKKHVSPTFYDTRMEFQYAANLPSTYIPETNLRMEIYHRLGETASQDDVEELFKELEDRFGKLPEPTIWLKHLSRIRVFASQHQFTLLKFDTTSLTVQRQVGKETIDRKTFLPPFDTPQQLEEKVLQMLTFGFELGNNP
- a CDS encoding leucine-rich repeat domain-containing protein, with product MSSVQFYVGGYYRYPQTHLDLCFQVNSSKTGLNRICEIPKASVSSLFVDEGFVFVKYLLELYKNSILTIAKQWDLTLEGTSLEVSEKFSSHIVANEYHKKEKLSLKGLGLSSLPPQIGLFKDLKELDLSGNNLVILFPELTRLDSLEVLDISGNLVGTTLPDLSGLLNLRILRANKCGLGAVPEWLNRCPKLEFVELQGNGIEDSVRLETHYHLTL